One Faecalicatena sp. Marseille-Q4148 DNA window includes the following coding sequences:
- a CDS encoding sugar ABC transporter permease, with product MKNNKFVAAILVPGFLLLFIFSVFPLFYGLGISFFEYNPVNSTQPFLGLENYKRMFQDEVFYKAVINTLVFCIVAVLGNIVITLFLAQIISVLPSKGIKTFFRTILFIPCIAPMVGTALIWKYGIVGTRGGLLNEIIKYLGGTPKNWGLTTWQMFLIVIVFTLWADIGYNVVLFTAGLESVPKEFDEAAAIDGAGPVRRFISIRLPLIGRTFAFVAIMTMANYFQMFAQFKVFVPDGGQKDSAMVLTNYIYRISFTQFDMGYASAVATALFLMIFVVAMIQNRMMRADWSYE from the coding sequence ATGAAAAATAATAAGTTTGTGGCAGCGATTCTCGTTCCCGGATTTTTGCTGCTGTTTATATTTTCAGTCTTTCCATTATTTTATGGACTTGGGATATCATTTTTTGAATATAATCCTGTAAACAGCACCCAGCCGTTTCTTGGTTTGGAAAATTATAAGCGTATGTTTCAGGATGAAGTCTTTTATAAGGCAGTCATAAATACACTTGTGTTTTGTATCGTGGCAGTTCTTGGAAATATTGTGATTACATTGTTTCTTGCACAGATTATTTCGGTATTGCCGTCAAAAGGAATTAAGACATTTTTCCGGACAATTTTATTTATTCCATGTATTGCTCCGATGGTAGGAACTGCGCTCATCTGGAAATATGGTATCGTTGGTACAAGAGGCGGACTTTTGAATGAAATTATTAAATACCTGGGGGGAACACCAAAGAACTGGGGGTTGACAACATGGCAAATGTTTCTGATCGTGATTGTATTTACACTATGGGCAGATATTGGATATAATGTGGTACTTTTTACGGCAGGTCTTGAGAGTGTTCCAAAGGAATTCGATGAGGCAGCGGCAATTGACGGAGCAGGTCCTGTAAGACGTTTTATTTCTATCCGGCTTCCACTAATCGGAAGAACATTTGCTTTCGTGGCAATTATGACGATGGCAAACTATTTTCAAATGTTTGCCCAGTTCAAAGTATTTGTTCCGGATGGCGGGCAGAAGGACAGTGCAATGGTACTGACAAATTACATCTATCGAATCAGTTTCACGCAATTTGATATGGGCTATGCATCGGCAGTTGCAACGGCATTATTTTTGATGATCTTTGTGGTTGCTATGATCCAGAACAGGATGATGCGGGCAGATTGGAGTTATGAATAA
- a CDS encoding carbohydrate ABC transporter permease, which translates to MEHKKFKAYHMIIILFLVAFSAVMMYPIVWMFCTSFKSNAEIHMNKTQFFPTEWTIEGYETALEKAPIGTWFFNSVMITAVVTMIVIITSTLLGYVFAKYEFKLKKPLFMLLLATMMVPSQVTMIPRYLMNMKLGLLNSQWALIIPSMVSAFSIYLAKQFIEDIPNSICEAAKIDGAGPMKIYWHVILPMIRPAIGSIGIFTAMAHWNDYLNPLIMLNDKEKMTLPLGLVYFSSQRGEDLAAIMAVGTMIMVPMIIIFLIFQKQFIKGLALSGIK; encoded by the coding sequence ATGGAACATAAGAAATTTAAAGCGTATCATATGATAATTATTTTATTTCTGGTCGCGTTTTCTGCTGTGATGATGTATCCGATTGTATGGATGTTTTGTACTTCCTTTAAATCAAATGCAGAAATCCATATGAACAAAACGCAGTTCTTTCCTACAGAATGGACGATAGAAGGATACGAGACAGCGCTTGAGAAAGCTCCGATCGGAACATGGTTTTTCAACAGTGTTATGATTACAGCTGTTGTAACAATGATCGTAATCATTACAAGTACATTGCTTGGCTATGTATTTGCAAAATATGAGTTTAAGCTGAAAAAACCGTTATTTATGCTGCTACTGGCAACAATGATGGTACCTTCACAGGTAACAATGATTCCACGTTATCTGATGAATATGAAATTAGGACTTCTGAACAGTCAATGGGCGCTTATTATTCCTTCGATGGTCAGTGCGTTTTCTATTTATCTGGCGAAGCAGTTTATTGAAGACATTCCAAATAGTATTTGCGAAGCTGCCAAGATTGACGGGGCGGGGCCGATGAAAATATACTGGCATGTGATTTTACCGATGATCCGGCCGGCAATCGGTTCAATCGGAATCTTTACAGCGATGGCGCACTGGAATGATTATTTGAATCCATTGATTATGCTGAATGATAAAGAAAAAATGACACTGCCGCTGGGACTTGTATATTTTTCAAGTCAGCGAGGAGAAGATCTTGCAGCAATCATGGCAGTAGGAACAATGATTATGGTGCCGATGATCATTATTTTCCTGATTTTCCAGAAACAATTTATTAAAGGACTGGCTCTAAGCGGAATTAAATAA
- a CDS encoding HI0074 family nucleotidyltransferase substrate-binding subunit, translating to MESKYINRYNTFCKSMKNLEKSKNADPSADFVLAATVLNFNFTFDIAWKVMKDILVKQMEILDFAMGSPRQVMQQAFVNGIIDNDCWLQMLKDRNQLAHDYDGTFAAEKFHDIVNTYYDLFEQFRDTCEKYYK from the coding sequence ATGGAAAGCAAATATATTAATCGGTATAATACATTTTGCAAAAGTATGAAAAACTTGGAAAAGAGTAAGAATGCCGATCCGAGTGCAGATTTTGTATTAGCAGCAACTGTATTAAATTTTAATTTTACCTTTGATATAGCTTGGAAAGTTATGAAAGATATTCTAGTAAAACAAATGGAAATACTGGATTTTGCGATGGGTTCTCCGAGACAGGTTATGCAGCAGGCATTTGTGAATGGTATTATTGATAATGACTGCTGGCTGCAGATGTTAAAAGATCGAAATCAACTAGCGCATGATTATGATGGAACATTTGCCGCAGAGAAATTTCATGATATTGTAAATACATACTATGATTTATTTGAACAGTTTCGAGATACATGTGAGAAATATTATAAGTAA
- a CDS encoding helix-turn-helix transcriptional regulator: MRLGDLLKKSRIKCNMKLEEAAEELGISRQRLSNWENGGSEPDLEMVRRMAELYGMTVDELLESDFCGKSTGKEKETVNERQQTFWEQYEKEIALVGMFFSMLTVTPPVICWFGCIYNFGMLFIYPKKNLERKMYWLLKGMALIGLGLSINNIVVPILYLRM, from the coding sequence ATGAGACTGGGAGACTTATTAAAAAAAAGCAGAATAAAATGTAATATGAAACTGGAGGAAGCGGCAGAAGAGCTTGGAATCAGCCGTCAGAGACTGTCTAACTGGGAAAACGGCGGGAGTGAACCGGATCTGGAAATGGTTAGAAGAATGGCAGAATTATACGGTATGACAGTGGATGAACTTTTAGAAAGTGATTTTTGCGGGAAAAGCACCGGGAAAGAGAAAGAAACGGTTAATGAAAGGCAGCAGACTTTTTGGGAACAGTATGAAAAAGAGATAGCTCTTGTCGGAATGTTCTTTAGTATGCTTACCGTTACTCCACCTGTCATCTGTTGGTTTGGCTGCATTTATAACTTTGGAATGTTATTTATTTACCCGAAGAAAAATCTGGAGAGAAAGATGTATTGGCTATTGAAAGGAATGGCTCTTATTGGTCTGGGGTTGTCCATAAATAATATTGTAGTCCCAATACTTTATTTGAGGATGTAG
- a CDS encoding helix-turn-helix transcriptional regulator encodes MQLGDRLKEYRKNHSMSQEELAKKMNVTRQTVSAWENNKAMPSVSTIMMLANEYHVSIEELCGLEAKKDNTESAPQTSRFCDKLFDLKHEVVEMILYLIMMVTTCYFMYFGVLFDAYVLIFYKCENKKIQFLLKIAAVICLGVSIYFVFSFLAVFGTEGTTTIEKL; translated from the coding sequence ATGCAATTAGGAGATCGTTTAAAGGAATATCGGAAAAATCATTCCATGAGTCAGGAAGAATTAGCTAAAAAAATGAATGTAACACGTCAGACTGTATCGGCTTGGGAAAATAATAAAGCAATGCCTTCAGTCAGCACAATTATGATGCTGGCAAATGAGTACCATGTTTCGATAGAAGAATTATGTGGTCTGGAAGCGAAAAAAGATAATACAGAATCTGCTCCGCAGACAAGCAGATTCTGTGATAAGCTATTTGATCTCAAACATGAAGTTGTAGAGATGATTCTCTATCTGATCATGATGGTTACGACATGTTATTTCATGTATTTTGGCGTTCTGTTCGATGCATATGTGCTGATCTTTTACAAATGTGAAAATAAGAAAATACAGTTTTTGTTAAAGATTGCAGCAGTAATCTGCTTGGGAGTTAGTATCTATTTCGTATTTTCTTTTCTGGCAGTATTTGGTACAGAAGGTACTACGACAATAGAAAAATTATAA
- a CDS encoding DUF5626 family protein codes for MKSKTKLFLASLLTFAIMNSNLSATAFASDTNFQSQSETSALSTVAEYDLTCSETQTFTVLDANGEVYSVTFEPLTPVSRIASGSYRITKTKPNAWTASMVITISNNAITKAGSPSVSYPGTKIISQTATRNSGTTATLRFRYSLNSQSYSDGFKAVLSGSKITAYFL; via the coding sequence ATGAAATCAAAAACAAAACTATTTCTTGCATCACTTTTAACTTTTGCTATCATGAATAGCAATCTCTCAGCAACAGCATTTGCATCTGACACAAATTTCCAGTCACAGTCAGAAACAAGTGCTCTTTCTACTGTAGCCGAATATGACTTAACCTGCAGCGAAACACAAACCTTTACTGTATTAGATGCCAATGGCGAAGTATATTCTGTTACCTTTGAACCACTGACACCTGTATCCCGCATTGCATCCGGATCTTATCGTATTACTAAGACAAAACCCAATGCATGGACTGCTTCTATGGTTATAACGATTTCCAACAATGCCATCACAAAAGCAGGTTCTCCATCTGTCTCTTATCCAGGTACTAAAATTATCTCACAGACTGCTACACGTAACTCAGGTACAACTGCCACACTACGATTTAGATATTCTTTAAACTCACAATCTTATTCTGATGGTTTCAAAGCCGTTCTTTCTGGTTCTAAAATCACTGCCTACTTTTTATAA
- a CDS encoding ABC transporter ATP-binding protein, which produces MHIDIQHFTKRIDGTVVLDDISLQMESGKIYGFQGKNGSGKSMLMRAICGLIHPTEGSIKIDEKLMGTDISFPESAGILIENPGFISSYSGLQNLKLIASIKRQVKEEYIKELMERFHLDPADKKAYRKYSLGMKQKLGIIAAIMEMPELIILDEPMNGLDEESIEILKDMILELKEEGKLIILSCHDSEELLYLADEIFNLKNGKLI; this is translated from the coding sequence ATGCATATTGATATTCAGCATTTTACAAAAAGGATTGATGGAACTGTAGTGTTGGATGATATTTCACTTCAAATGGAATCAGGAAAAATCTATGGATTTCAGGGAAAAAATGGTTCAGGTAAATCAATGCTGATGCGTGCAATCTGCGGTTTGATTCATCCGACGGAGGGAAGTATAAAAATTGATGAAAAGCTAATGGGAACAGATATTTCATTTCCGGAAAGCGCAGGAATTTTGATTGAAAATCCAGGATTTATATCGTCCTACTCAGGTTTGCAGAATCTAAAACTAATTGCGTCAATCAAGAGACAGGTAAAAGAAGAATATATAAAAGAATTGATGGAAAGATTTCATTTAGATCCGGCAGATAAAAAAGCTTATAGAAAATATTCACTTGGAATGAAGCAGAAATTGGGAATTATAGCGGCGATTATGGAAATGCCGGAATTAATTATTCTGGATGAGCCGATGAATGGTTTAGATGAGGAAAGCATTGAGATTTTAAAAGATATGATTTTAGAGCTTAAAGAGGAGGGTAAGTTAATTATATTATCTTGTCATGATTCAGAGGAATTATTATATCTTGCAGATGAAATTTTTAATCTAAAAAATGGAAAATTGATATAA
- a CDS encoding class I SAM-dependent methyltransferase: protein MEQLKQNYYGSLCTEMYEILHKEPPKDELEFYLSYAEKDMKILEALCGSGRFFLPFYEKGFDISGIDLSEEMLRKLREKAPDAKVIQADILKCDIEEKFDYIFICASSVALFTDIELCKQILAKLRGMLKTGGKLVFSVDTIENKCEDDSDYEVSAEVKTKEGYDLILKSRNFYDEKSQTQFMPGIYELYDGSKLLAREEMDFQIHLYKFGEMEQYLKEIGFTDVRTYSSFSKEIAVDDQCEMLFFECNNC, encoded by the coding sequence ATGGAGCAATTAAAACAAAATTACTATGGAAGTCTGTGTACAGAAATGTATGAGATTTTACATAAGGAACCACCAAAGGATGAACTGGAGTTTTATCTTTCTTATGCGGAAAAAGATATGAAAATTCTGGAGGCGTTATGCGGCAGCGGCAGATTTTTCCTTCCATTTTATGAAAAAGGATTTGATATCAGCGGGATAGATTTATCAGAGGAAATGTTAAGGAAACTGAGAGAAAAGGCGCCCGATGCTAAGGTAATTCAGGCGGATATATTGAAATGTGACATAGAAGAGAAATTTGATTATATTTTTATCTGTGCCAGCTCTGTTGCATTGTTTACAGATATAGAGTTGTGCAAACAAATTTTAGCGAAGCTGAGGGGAATGTTAAAAACTGGCGGTAAGTTAGTCTTTTCAGTAGATACGATAGAAAATAAATGCGAAGATGATAGTGATTATGAAGTATCGGCAGAAGTGAAAACAAAAGAAGGATATGACTTAATCTTAAAAAGCAGAAATTTCTATGATGAGAAAAGTCAGACACAGTTTATGCCGGGAATTTATGAATTATATGATGGATCGAAATTATTAGCGAGGGAAGAAATGGATTTCCAGATACATCTTTATAAGTTTGGAGAAATGGAACAATACTTGAAGGAAATTGGTTTTACAGATGTGAGAACGTATTCATCATTTTCAAAAGAAATTGCAGTAGATGATCAATGCGAAATGCTTTTTTTTGAATGTAATAATTGTTAA
- a CDS encoding DUF4091 domain-containing protein, with amino-acid sequence MRKLEAPTFELKLLSSLAKVFADEEPKYQTECLVMTSLKNETISFQAAIKNVGFMKQNLTLKVISPIENMIHARSVEYVPVGRSDCGILDDNYLKTGSGMYPDLLRELKDNTVVAYPNKWRSVWFDVIVSEDAAAGTYPIELQFINSENEVVCSASTKVTIIDAVLPEQDLIHTEWFHADCLADYYHVDAFSEEHWQIIENFLAEYVSRGCNMLLTPMFTPPLDIAVGGERTTVQLVQITVENGEYHFNFDRLKRWVDLGQKYGIKYFEMSHLFSQWGANYAPRIVATVDGKEENIFGWHTPAVGEYTNFLHVYLPALKEKLVEWGIADITYFHISDEPGAHFETFKAAKDSLGDLLEGYHTFDALSTYDFYENGLVDRPIPGNNEIEPFIEHNVPHLWTYYCVGQFYEVSNRFMSMPSARNRIYGAQLFKFDIEGILHWGYNFYNTQFSKEHINPYEITDAGYAFPSGDSFLVYPGADRHPEESIRMMVHDEALNDVRAFKLLASLTSKEHVVELMEEDLADPLTFKVYPKSDMYLISLRNKVNREIAKYSK; translated from the coding sequence ATGAGAAAATTAGAAGCACCTACTTTTGAACTTAAATTATTAAGTTCCCTTGCGAAAGTATTTGCAGATGAAGAACCAAAATATCAGACAGAATGTCTCGTAATGACTTCTTTAAAGAACGAGACGATTTCTTTCCAGGCAGCTATTAAAAATGTCGGATTTATGAAACAAAATCTAACATTAAAGGTCATTTCCCCGATTGAAAACATGATTCATGCAAGAAGTGTTGAATACGTTCCGGTCGGACGCTCTGACTGCGGAATCCTTGATGACAATTATCTGAAGACAGGTTCCGGAATGTATCCGGATCTTCTCCGTGAATTAAAAGATAATACAGTTGTTGCATATCCGAACAAATGGCGCAGCGTCTGGTTCGATGTGATTGTTTCTGAAGATGCCGCTGCCGGAACATATCCAATCGAACTTCAGTTTATCAATAGCGAAAATGAAGTCGTATGCAGCGCTTCTACAAAAGTAACAATCATTGACGCCGTTCTTCCGGAACAGGATCTGATCCATACAGAATGGTTCCACGCTGACTGTCTTGCTGACTACTATCATGTAGATGCATTTTCTGAAGAACACTGGCAGATCATCGAGAACTTCCTTGCGGAATACGTTTCCCGCGGATGCAACATGCTCCTGACACCAATGTTCACACCGCCTCTTGATATCGCAGTTGGAGGAGAACGTACAACAGTTCAGCTTGTTCAGATCACAGTAGAGAACGGCGAATATCATTTCAACTTTGATCGTCTGAAACGCTGGGTTGACCTCGGCCAGAAATACGGCATCAAATATTTTGAAATGTCTCATCTGTTCTCACAGTGGGGCGCAAACTACGCACCAAGAATCGTTGCCACAGTAGACGGCAAAGAAGAAAATATCTTCGGATGGCATACACCTGCAGTCGGCGAATACACGAATTTCCTTCATGTATATCTCCCGGCATTAAAAGAGAAATTAGTAGAATGGGGCATTGCAGATATTACATACTTCCATATTTCCGATGAACCTGGCGCACACTTTGAGACATTCAAAGCTGCCAAAGACTCTCTCGGAGATCTGCTTGAAGGCTATCATACATTTGATGCATTATCCACTTATGATTTCTATGAAAATGGACTTGTTGACCGTCCGATTCCTGGAAATAACGAAATCGAACCATTCATCGAACACAATGTACCTCACCTGTGGACATACTACTGCGTTGGACAGTTCTATGAAGTAAGTAACCGCTTCATGTCCATGCCATCAGCAAGAAACCGTATCTACGGCGCACAGTTATTCAAATTTGATATCGAAGGAATCCTTCACTGGGGCTATAATTTCTACAACACACAGTTCTCCAAAGAACATATCAATCCATACGAAATTACAGATGCAGGCTATGCATTCCCATCAGGAGACTCCTTCCTCGTATATCCGGGCGCTGACAGACATCCGGAAGAATCCATCCGTATGATGGTTCACGATGAAGCATTAAATGACGTAAGAGCATTCAAGCTTCTTGCATCTCTGACAAGCAAAGAACATGTCGTAGAATTAATGGAAGAAGATCTTGCCGATCCTCTGACATTTAAAGTATATCCAAAATCAGACATGTATCTCATCTCACTGAGAAATAAAGTCAATCGTGAGATTGCAAAATACAGCAAATAA
- a CDS encoding amino acid adenylation domain-containing protein: protein MIRNILDYLEHSAECYPDKIAFADDKDKCTYRELLERARVVGTCLAQQTKRRSPIPVFMEKGVAAVTAFMGVVHAGCFYVLLDPKLPAERLRQILVTLEADLILTSASYHKQLEKLAFTGDVVDLEDALEVEPQEEILRSIRSGSMDTDPLYANFTSGSTGIPKGVVVCHRSVIDFIEEFTQLFQITSEDVIGNQAPFDFDVSVKDIYSTLKTGATMQIIPKQYFSFPVKLLDFLVEREVTTLIWAVSALCIITTLKGFEYKIPTKVKKVIFSGEVMPVKHLNLWREALPDAMYVNVYGPTEITCNCTYYVVDREFAPGEVLPIGRAFPNEKVFLLDEEDHLVTDEGVKGELCVAGTALALGYYNNSEQTAKAFVQNPLNRCYLERIYRTGDLAYYGADGNLYFASRKDFQIKHMGHRIELGEIELGLEKIDEIVRNCCIYDEEEHKIIAFYEGEIDKKQIIRALGKTLPGFMIPNVFVQLETLPVTKNGKIDRKQLREKYENSLEE, encoded by the coding sequence ATGATTCGAAATATATTGGATTATCTGGAACATTCTGCAGAATGTTATCCGGATAAAATAGCATTTGCAGATGATAAAGATAAATGTACATATCGGGAACTGCTGGAGAGAGCAAGAGTGGTTGGAACTTGTCTGGCACAGCAAACGAAGAGAAGAAGTCCGATTCCGGTATTTATGGAGAAGGGTGTTGCCGCAGTGACAGCATTTATGGGAGTTGTACATGCGGGCTGTTTTTATGTTCTGCTGGATCCGAAACTTCCGGCAGAAAGACTCAGGCAGATTCTGGTTACTCTGGAAGCGGATCTGATACTAACATCAGCTTCTTATCATAAACAGTTGGAGAAGCTTGCATTTACCGGGGATGTTGTTGATCTGGAGGATGCATTGGAAGTTGAGCCGCAGGAGGAGATACTTCGCAGCATACGATCAGGCAGTATGGATACTGATCCGCTGTATGCTAATTTTACATCCGGTTCTACCGGTATTCCGAAAGGTGTTGTAGTATGTCACCGCTCAGTAATTGATTTTATAGAGGAATTTACACAGTTATTTCAGATTACGTCAGAAGATGTGATTGGCAATCAGGCGCCTTTTGACTTTGATGTATCTGTGAAGGATATTTATTCGACTTTGAAAACGGGCGCTACGATGCAGATTATTCCGAAACAATATTTTTCTTTCCCGGTGAAGCTGCTTGATTTTCTTGTAGAGCGGGAAGTTACTACATTAATCTGGGCGGTATCCGCCCTCTGCATCATTACAACGCTGAAAGGCTTTGAATATAAGATACCGACGAAGGTAAAGAAAGTGATTTTCAGCGGTGAAGTTATGCCGGTGAAGCATCTGAATCTCTGGAGAGAGGCGCTGCCGGATGCAATGTATGTCAATGTCTATGGTCCGACAGAGATTACATGCAACTGCACCTACTATGTAGTTGACCGGGAATTTGCCCCGGGAGAGGTGCTTCCGATCGGACGGGCATTTCCGAATGAGAAAGTATTTCTCCTTGATGAAGAGGATCATCTTGTAACTGACGAAGGGGTAAAGGGAGAGCTTTGTGTAGCCGGAACAGCACTGGCACTTGGATATTATAATAATTCAGAGCAGACGGCGAAGGCATTTGTCCAGAATCCGCTGAACAGATGTTATCTGGAACGGATTTACCGGACGGGAGATCTGGCTTATTACGGTGCGGACGGGAACCTGTACTTTGCCTCCCGGAAGGATTTTCAGATTAAACATATGGGACATCGGATTGAACTTGGAGAGATTGAGCTTGGTCTGGAGAAGATTGATGAGATTGTGAGAAATTGCTGCATCTATGATGAAGAGGAGCATAAGATTATTGCGTTCTATGAAGGGGAGATTGATAAGAAGCAGATTATCCGTGCACTGGGAAAGACGCTTCCGGGCTTTATGATACCGAATGTATTTGTGCAGCTTGAGACACTTCCGGTTACAAAGAATGGAAAGATTGACCGGAAGCAGTTAAGAGAGAAGTATGAGAACAGTTTGGAGGAATAA
- a CDS encoding alanine racemase, with the protein MDREVLKQISERYETPAYVFDLDMLRERIRMMEGILGRAQICFAMKANPFLVQCRELGISKYEVCSPGEFHICERAGVSPEKIVLSGVYKAEEDVRHTIESCGNKATYTIESRSHLELLERLAKEKGIVLPALIRVTSGNQFGVDEEEICKIIDSRNQYPHIEFCGLQYYSGTQKKKLSKIEKELVHLDEFIQRLEEAYGYQAKELEYGPGFYVPYFAGDPEVDDQELLKAFAALLEGLHFRGHITLEMGRYIAAYCGYYLTRIVDQKINKEQRYAIVDGGIHHLSYFGQMMAMKLPHYQHIPAENEIKESDAAEEWNICGSLCTVNDVIVKQLPLINGRVGDLLVFERVGAYSVTEGIYLFLSRNLPQILTYEKKEGVKVLRPEIASDMLNDGSITLRISESVALR; encoded by the coding sequence ATGGATAGAGAAGTACTGAAACAGATCAGCGAGCGCTATGAGACGCCGGCATATGTGTTTGATCTGGACATGCTGCGTGAAAGAATCCGGATGATGGAAGGAATCCTTGGGCGGGCGCAAATCTGCTTTGCCATGAAGGCGAATCCATTCTTGGTGCAGTGCAGGGAGCTTGGGATCAGCAAATATGAAGTATGTTCGCCGGGGGAATTTCATATCTGCGAGCGGGCCGGAGTTTCACCGGAGAAGATTGTATTGTCAGGAGTCTACAAAGCAGAGGAAGATGTACGTCACACAATAGAAAGTTGCGGGAATAAAGCAACATATACGATAGAATCAAGGTCACATTTGGAATTGTTGGAGCGTCTGGCAAAGGAGAAAGGAATTGTTCTTCCGGCGTTGATCCGGGTAACAAGCGGCAACCAGTTTGGGGTAGATGAGGAAGAAATTTGTAAAATAATTGACAGCAGAAACCAATATCCTCATATAGAGTTTTGCGGTCTGCAGTATTATTCCGGTACGCAGAAGAAGAAACTGTCAAAAATAGAAAAAGAGCTTGTTCATCTGGACGAATTTATACAGAGGTTAGAAGAAGCGTATGGTTATCAGGCGAAAGAATTGGAATACGGACCGGGATTTTATGTGCCGTATTTCGCCGGAGATCCGGAAGTGGATGATCAGGAACTGCTGAAAGCATTTGCAGCACTTTTGGAAGGACTGCATTTCCGGGGACATATTACACTGGAAATGGGGCGCTATATTGCAGCGTATTGCGGTTATTATCTGACGCGGATCGTGGATCAGAAGATCAATAAAGAACAGCGTTATGCAATTGTGGATGGAGGAATTCATCATTTATCTTATTTTGGACAGATGATGGCAATGAAGCTTCCGCATTATCAGCATATTCCGGCAGAAAATGAGATTAAAGAGAGTGATGCAGCAGAAGAATGGAATATCTGCGGCTCTCTCTGTACCGTCAATGATGTGATTGTGAAGCAGCTTCCGCTTATCAATGGAAGGGTGGGAGATCTTCTTGTATTTGAACGGGTAGGAGCTTATTCTGTGACAGAAGGAATCTATCTGTTTTTAAGCAGGAATCTTCCGCAGATACTTACCTATGAGAAGAAAGAAGGAGTGAAGGTATTGCGTCCGGAAATCGCATCAGATATGCTGAATGACGGAAGCATAACCTTAAGAATTTCTGAATCCGTTGCATTGCGGTAA
- a CDS encoding acyl carrier protein has translation MEQLIEILEEIAPDVDYNECTTLIDDGLLDSFAILSIVGELEDAFDISVTPAEIIPENFNSAEALWAMVQRLQEE, from the coding sequence ATGGAACAGTTAATTGAAATTTTAGAAGAGATCGCGCCGGATGTGGATTATAACGAATGTACAACATTGATTGATGATGGTTTGTTGGATTCTTTCGCGATTTTATCAATTGTAGGGGAATTAGAAGATGCATTTGATATTTCAGTGACACCGGCAGAGATTATTCCGGAGAATTTTAATTCCGCAGAGGCGCTTTGGGCAATGGTGCAGAGACTTCAGGAAGAATAA